In the genome of Hyphomicrobium sp. ghe19, the window CTCGATGGCTGGCCGCTCGAAAGACGTCAGCGTGCGGGCGGCAGTGGTCATCATGGGCCAGCGCGATCTCGGTGGCGGGGCGGGCCCGCTGTTTCAGGATTTCCTTCTGACGGTGTAACGGGCAAACGTTAGATGAGCGTTACGCGCAATTCTGACCGATGTCCTTACGCGTGTGCGATTTCGAGAAATGCCAGTACAATCAATAAAATAGCGCTCGCGGCGATGAGGACTTTGCCACGCCGTGTGGGGGCTGCGGTTCCCATTACCAGCGCTGCGATGAATACGGCTGCCGATAAAAGATTGATCGGAACGAGTGCCGCCGGGCCAACCGATCCGCGGCTCGCCGGATACTCCAGGCCGATCCAGATGCTGGCCGCGATAGCCACCGAAAGAGCGCCGACGAGGCGAGGCCATAGTCCGGTGGCAGGTCGCGCAAGTCCGGCAATTGC includes:
- a CDS encoding ABC transporter permease encodes the protein MTDVRVQQILWAEIVIKGIAGFVLLIVPLSALAIAGLARPATGLWPRLVGALSVAIAASIWIGLEYPASRGSVGPAALVPINLLSAAVFIAALVMGTAAPTRRGKVLIAASAILLIVLAFLEIAHA